Proteins found in one Pseudomonas mosselii genomic segment:
- a CDS encoding response regulator has product MVIRVLVAEDHTIVREGIKQLIGLAKDMQVAGEAGNGEQLLETLRHTPCEVVLLDISMPGVNGLEAIPRILALNNPPAILMLSMHDEAQMAARALKAGAAGYATKDSDPALLLTAIRRVAGGGRYIDPSLADRMVFEVGLTETRPLHTLLSEREFSVFERLAQGANVNDIAQQLALSNKTISTHKARLMQKLKVNSLAELVKYAMEHKLV; this is encoded by the coding sequence ATCGTGATTCGAGTGCTGGTGGCGGAAGACCACACCATCGTCCGTGAGGGCATCAAGCAGTTGATTGGCCTGGCCAAGGACATGCAGGTCGCCGGCGAGGCGGGCAACGGCGAGCAGTTGCTTGAGACCCTGCGCCATACCCCTTGCGAAGTGGTGCTGCTGGATATCTCCATGCCAGGGGTGAACGGCCTGGAGGCCATCCCGCGGATCCTGGCATTGAACAACCCGCCGGCGATCCTGATGCTGTCGATGCACGACGAGGCGCAGATGGCCGCGCGCGCGCTGAAGGCCGGGGCGGCGGGCTACGCCACCAAGGACAGCGACCCGGCGCTGCTGCTCACCGCGATTCGCCGGGTTGCCGGGGGCGGGCGCTATATCGACCCGAGCCTGGCCGACCGCATGGTCTTCGAGGTGGGGCTGACCGAAACCCGGCCGTTGCACACGCTGCTGTCCGAGCGCGAGTTCTCGGTGTTCGAGCGCCTGGCCCAGGGCGCCAACGTCAATGACATCGCCCAGCAGCTGGCGCTGTCGAACAAGACCATCAGCACCCACAAGGCGCGTTTGATGCAGAAGCTCAAGGTCAACTCGCTGGCGGAGTTGGTGAAGTATGCGATGGAGCACAAGCTGGTCTGA
- the murU gene encoding N-acetylmuramate alpha-1-phosphate uridylyltransferase MurU, with product MKAMILAAGKGERMRPLTLHTPKPLVPAAGKPLIEYHLEALARAGIREVVINHAWLGQQIEDHLGDGSRFGLRIRYSAEGEPLETGGGIFKALPLLGDAPFLLVNGDVWTDYDFTGLNAPLQGLAHLVLVDNPGHHGRGDFRLADGQVSDGDDAPGTLTFSGISVLDPVLFEGCQPGAFKLAPLLRKAMADGRVSGEHYRGHWIDVGTLERLADVERLIGERA from the coding sequence ATGAAGGCAATGATCCTGGCGGCAGGCAAGGGCGAGCGCATGCGCCCGCTGACCCTGCATACGCCCAAGCCGCTGGTGCCCGCCGCCGGCAAGCCGCTGATCGAGTATCACCTCGAGGCGCTGGCCCGCGCCGGTATTCGTGAAGTGGTCATCAACCATGCCTGGCTCGGCCAGCAGATCGAGGACCATCTGGGCGATGGCAGCCGCTTCGGCCTGCGCATTCGCTACTCGGCGGAGGGCGAGCCACTGGAAACCGGTGGCGGGATCTTCAAGGCGTTGCCCCTGCTGGGGGATGCGCCGTTCCTGTTGGTCAACGGTGATGTCTGGACCGACTACGACTTCACTGGCCTGAATGCTCCCCTGCAAGGGCTGGCACACCTGGTACTGGTGGACAATCCCGGTCATCACGGACGTGGCGACTTCCGCCTGGCGGATGGCCAGGTGAGCGATGGTGACGACGCCCCGGGAACGCTGACCTTCAGCGGTATCTCGGTGCTGGACCCGGTGCTGTTCGAAGGCTGCCAGCCCGGCGCGTTCAAGCTGGCCCCGTTGCTGCGCAAGGCCATGGCCGACGGTCGAGTGAGTGGTGAGCACTACCGTGGCCACTGGATCGATGTCGGCACCCTCGAGCGCCTGGCTGATGTCGAGCGCCTGATCGGCGAGCGTGCCTGA
- a CDS encoding alpha/beta hydrolase family protein, with translation MFTLYRTTLAMFCLASLLPLGVQAADAEAPQAATEAAPPAPRPPLLERSQDDALALERQVPKAEQQTLQANGENFLALWKPANDSDPQGALIIVPGAGESADWPTTVGPLRRGFPDVGWSTLSVSLPDLLAERPQARVEAKPVIAPKKEEGESAPAKDTPADANANVAQATAPEADAADSTDAVEADEHTSEEDAQRIFARLDAAVAYAQQQKARSIVLLGNGSGAYWAARYLSEKQPPQVQKLVMVAAQTPARVEHDLLSVTPTLKVPTADLYYTTRTQDRLAAQQRLQASKREKNSQYRQLSLMVVPGNKAAEQEQLLRRVRGWLKPKEE, from the coding sequence ATGTTCACACTTTATCGCACGACGCTGGCAATGTTCTGCCTGGCTTCGCTCCTGCCGCTCGGCGTTCAGGCCGCCGACGCCGAAGCACCGCAGGCCGCCACAGAAGCGGCCCCCCCTGCTCCCCGTCCACCGCTGCTCGAACGTAGCCAGGACGATGCCCTGGCCCTGGAGCGCCAGGTGCCCAAGGCCGAGCAACAGACCTTGCAGGCCAATGGCGAGAACTTCTTGGCGCTGTGGAAGCCGGCCAACGACAGCGATCCGCAAGGCGCGCTGATCATTGTGCCCGGTGCCGGCGAAAGCGCCGACTGGCCAACCACCGTCGGCCCGCTGCGCCGTGGCTTCCCCGATGTCGGATGGAGCACCCTGAGCGTGAGCCTGCCCGACCTGCTGGCAGAACGCCCGCAGGCCCGTGTCGAAGCCAAGCCGGTGATCGCACCGAAAAAGGAAGAAGGCGAGTCGGCCCCGGCCAAGGACACGCCAGCCGATGCCAACGCCAATGTCGCCCAGGCCACTGCGCCCGAGGCGGACGCGGCCGACAGCACCGACGCGGTCGAGGCCGACGAGCACACCAGCGAGGAGGATGCCCAACGCATCTTCGCACGCCTCGACGCCGCCGTGGCCTATGCCCAGCAGCAGAAAGCGCGCAGCATCGTGCTGCTGGGCAACGGCAGTGGCGCGTACTGGGCCGCACGCTACCTCAGCGAGAAACAGCCGCCCCAGGTACAGAAGCTGGTGATGGTCGCCGCACAGACGCCGGCAAGGGTGGAGCACGACCTGCTGAGCGTGACGCCGACTTTGAAGGTGCCGACGGCGGATCTGTACTACACAACCCGAACCCAGGATCGCCTGGCCGCCCAACAGCGCCTGCAAGCCAGCAAGCGCGAGAAAAACAGCCAGTACCGGCAGCTGTCGCTGATGGTCGTTCCGGGCAACAAGGCCGCCGAGCAGGAGCAATTGTTGCGCCGGGTGCGCGGCTGGCTGAAGCCCAAGGAAGAGTGA
- a CDS encoding ABC transporter substrate-binding protein, with the protein MRKQLKLTALALGLFAAGQALAADLTVVSFGGANKAAQVKAFYEPWEKAGKGKIVAGEYNGEMAKVKAMVDTKSVSWNLVEVESPELARGCDEGMFEELDPALFGKESDYVKGAIQPCGVGFFVWSTVLAYNADKLKTAPTSWADFWDTKKFPGKRGLRKGAKYTLEFALMADGVAPKEVYKVLGTKEGQDRAFKKLDELKPSIQWWEAGAQPPQYLASGDVVMSSAYNGRIAAVQKESNLKVVWNGGIYDFDAWAIPKGAKDVEEAKKFIAYTVQPEQQKTYSENIAYGPANSKAVPLLADAVKKDMPTTPENIANQVQIDVAFWADNSEQLEQRFNAWAAKK; encoded by the coding sequence ATGCGCAAGCAGTTGAAACTGACCGCCCTGGCCCTTGGCCTGTTCGCAGCCGGGCAGGCCCTGGCCGCGGACCTGACGGTGGTGTCGTTCGGTGGCGCCAACAAGGCGGCCCAGGTCAAGGCGTTCTACGAGCCATGGGAAAAGGCTGGCAAGGGCAAGATCGTCGCCGGGGAGTACAACGGCGAGATGGCCAAGGTGAAGGCCATGGTCGACACCAAGAGCGTGTCGTGGAACCTGGTGGAGGTGGAGTCGCCGGAGCTGGCGCGCGGTTGCGACGAGGGCATGTTCGAGGAGCTCGATCCGGCCCTTTTCGGCAAGGAGAGCGATTACGTGAAAGGCGCCATCCAGCCGTGCGGCGTGGGCTTCTTCGTTTGGTCCACGGTCCTGGCCTACAACGCCGACAAGCTCAAGACCGCGCCCACCAGTTGGGCAGACTTCTGGGACACGAAGAAATTCCCGGGCAAGCGCGGCCTGCGCAAGGGCGCCAAGTACACCCTTGAGTTCGCCCTGATGGCCGACGGCGTCGCGCCGAAAGAGGTGTATAAGGTGCTCGGCACCAAGGAAGGCCAGGACCGCGCCTTCAAGAAGCTCGACGAACTCAAGCCGAGCATCCAGTGGTGGGAAGCCGGCGCCCAGCCGCCGCAGTACCTGGCCTCGGGTGACGTGGTCATGAGCTCGGCCTACAACGGTCGTATTGCCGCGGTGCAGAAAGAAAGCAACCTCAAGGTCGTGTGGAACGGCGGCATCTACGACTTCGACGCCTGGGCCATCCCGAAAGGCGCCAAGGATGTGGAAGAAGCGAAGAAATTCATCGCCTACACCGTCCAGCCCGAGCAGCAGAAGACTTACTCCGAGAATATTGCCTACGGCCCGGCCAATTCCAAGGCCGTCCCGCTGCTGGCCGATGCGGTGAAGAAGGACATGCCGACCACGCCTGAGAACATCGCCAACCAGGTGCAGATCGACGTGGCCTTCTGGGCCGACAACAGTGAACAGCTGGAGCAACGCTTCAACGCCTGGGCGGCGAAGAAGTAA
- a CDS encoding ABC transporter permease translates to MLSPYMSPVERVWFYSLRILCGLILLFLVLPVLVIIPLSFNSGSFLVYPLQGFSLHWYQDFFASAEWMRALKNSIIVAPAATVLAMVFGTLAAIGLTRGDFPGKSLVMALVISPMVVPVVIIGVASYLFFAPLGMGNSFTSLILVHAVLGVPFVIITVSATLQGFNYNLVRAAASLGASPLLAFRRVTLPLIAPGVISGALFAFATSFDEVVVTLFLAGPEQATLPRQMFSGIRENLSPTIAAAATLLIAFSVILLLTLEWLRGRSEKLRTQQPA, encoded by the coding sequence ATGCTGAGCCCCTACATGTCGCCCGTGGAACGGGTGTGGTTCTACAGCCTGCGCATTCTGTGCGGTCTGATCCTGTTGTTTCTGGTACTGCCGGTGCTGGTGATCATCCCGCTGTCGTTCAACAGCGGGAGTTTCCTGGTGTACCCGCTGCAAGGTTTCTCGCTGCACTGGTACCAGGACTTCTTCGCCTCCGCCGAATGGATGCGCGCCCTGAAGAACAGCATCATCGTGGCTCCGGCGGCCACGGTGCTGGCCATGGTGTTCGGCACCCTGGCGGCGATCGGCCTGACTCGGGGCGACTTCCCCGGCAAGTCGCTGGTGATGGCGCTGGTGATCTCGCCAATGGTGGTGCCGGTGGTGATCATCGGCGTGGCCAGCTACCTGTTCTTCGCCCCATTGGGCATGGGCAACAGCTTCACCTCACTGATCCTGGTGCACGCGGTGCTGGGCGTGCCGTTCGTGATCATCACCGTGTCGGCGACGCTGCAGGGTTTCAACTACAACCTGGTGCGCGCGGCAGCTAGCCTGGGGGCCTCGCCATTGCTGGCCTTCCGTCGGGTGACCTTGCCGCTGATCGCCCCTGGGGTGATCTCCGGGGCGTTGTTCGCCTTCGCCACGTCGTTCGATGAGGTGGTGGTGACCCTGTTCCTCGCAGGGCCCGAGCAGGCAACCCTGCCACGGCAGATGTTCAGCGGCATACGCGAGAACCTGAGCCCGACCATCGCGGCGGCGGCCACCTTGCTGATCGCCTTCTCGGTGATCCTGCTGCTGACCCTGGAGTGGTTGCGCGGGCGCAGCGAGAAGCTCAGAACCCAGCAGCCAGCCTGA
- a CDS encoding PAS domain-containing sensor histidine kinase — MKRVCCLWVIGWLCLPLIALAKPQAPPPVVLEPAQQQWLDEHRGLRVGLVLQAPYAQFDRRLQQFYGANVELVGALSQALRLDLTWRGFPDQTALEHALQAGEIDFAPGLTQTPASLRLWLFSDPYMRVPQLVVGMRSGAVAVDLEKLTANERVAVRMPGALADYLRSNYGNLNLQGVPNEREALQLVLGGQASFAVLDEAQLSRLSREGEFADLAVVGDIGLPQLLRVGSRRDWPVLADILERALQALPAKTLEQMHQRWLQPKYPRFSESAGFWQNLALLFGLLLLCALATLFWQRRQQRGLERGLLAARESLVERQVREEALRLSQFSIDQSTVGILWVNWDSHVRYANHAAERMLGFAEGALLERPLVDIEPNLKMDRWLELWKRARTGGDSEQQFESQCRRADGSLFPVELSLSFLRFRDAEYLVVFLADVTERRRDLAALRESEARLKGIAGNVPGLVFRLERDPAEGDPEFPYISEGSEALVGYTPAAIQHPQMGLRNLVHPEDRADYHRVQDLALASDRDWSWQGRILTRQGEQRWADIKATTRRLADGRMVWDGVVWDITQGKQAELALAASQEQLRELSAHLESVREEEKARIAREVHDELGQMLTVLKLEVSMCELAYAELDAGLHERLASMKRLIAQLFQVVRDVATALRPPILDAGIASAIEWQARRFEARTQIPCLVEVPEQLPPLSDAKAIGLFRILQEALTNVMRHARAHTVQIALVEEGGQLRMTVIDDGVGFAVDAARPTSFGLVGVRERVLMLGGDMTLESEPGEGTSLSVAIPLA, encoded by the coding sequence ATGAAGCGAGTGTGTTGCCTGTGGGTTATCGGCTGGTTGTGTCTACCCTTGATCGCCCTGGCAAAGCCGCAGGCGCCGCCACCTGTGGTGCTGGAGCCGGCCCAGCAGCAGTGGCTGGATGAGCACCGCGGCCTGCGCGTCGGCCTGGTGCTGCAGGCCCCCTATGCCCAGTTCGACCGCCGTCTGCAGCAATTCTACGGGGCCAACGTCGAACTGGTCGGTGCCCTGTCCCAGGCATTACGGCTGGATCTGACCTGGCGCGGCTTCCCGGACCAGACCGCGCTGGAGCACGCGTTGCAGGCGGGCGAGATCGATTTCGCCCCGGGCCTGACCCAGACCCCCGCCAGCCTGCGGCTGTGGCTGTTCAGTGACCCTTATATGCGTGTGCCGCAACTGGTGGTCGGGATGCGCAGTGGCGCGGTGGCCGTGGATCTGGAGAAGCTGACCGCCAACGAGCGGGTGGCTGTGCGCATGCCAGGAGCCCTTGCGGACTACCTGCGGAGCAATTACGGCAATCTCAACCTGCAGGGCGTACCCAATGAACGGGAGGCGCTGCAGCTGGTGCTGGGCGGGCAGGCCAGCTTCGCCGTGCTGGATGAAGCGCAGCTGAGCCGGCTTTCCCGCGAAGGCGAGTTTGCAGACCTGGCGGTGGTGGGCGATATCGGCTTGCCGCAGTTGCTGCGGGTCGGCTCGCGACGCGACTGGCCCGTGCTCGCCGATATCCTCGAACGCGCCTTGCAGGCGCTGCCGGCCAAGACCTTGGAGCAAATGCACCAGCGCTGGCTGCAGCCCAAGTACCCGCGTTTTTCCGAATCGGCCGGCTTCTGGCAGAACCTAGCCCTGCTGTTCGGCCTGCTGCTGCTGTGTGCCCTGGCCACCCTGTTCTGGCAGCGTCGCCAGCAGCGCGGCCTGGAGCGGGGCTTGCTGGCGGCCCGGGAGAGTCTGGTGGAGCGTCAGGTGCGCGAGGAGGCCTTGCGCCTGAGCCAGTTCTCCATCGACCAGAGCACGGTGGGCATCCTCTGGGTCAACTGGGACAGCCATGTGCGCTACGCCAACCATGCCGCCGAGCGTATGCTGGGCTTCGCCGAGGGGGCGTTGCTGGAGCGGCCGCTGGTCGATATCGAGCCGAATCTGAAGATGGATCGCTGGCTGGAGCTGTGGAAGCGCGCCCGCACCGGGGGCGACAGTGAGCAGCAGTTCGAAAGCCAGTGCCGGCGCGCCGATGGCAGTCTGTTTCCGGTCGAGTTGTCGCTGTCGTTCCTGCGTTTTCGCGATGCGGAGTACCTGGTGGTGTTCCTCGCCGATGTCACTGAGCGCCGGCGCGACCTGGCCGCGTTGCGCGAAAGCGAGGCAAGGCTCAAGGGTATTGCCGGCAATGTGCCGGGGCTGGTGTTCCGCCTGGAGCGTGACCCGGCCGAGGGCGACCCGGAATTCCCCTACATCAGCGAAGGCAGCGAGGCGTTGGTCGGTTATACCCCAGCGGCGATCCAGCACCCGCAGATGGGGCTGCGCAACCTGGTCCATCCCGAGGACCGCGCCGACTATCACCGGGTCCAGGACCTGGCCCTGGCCAGCGACCGGGATTGGTCGTGGCAGGGCCGTATCCTCACTCGCCAGGGTGAGCAGCGCTGGGCCGACATCAAGGCGACCACGCGGCGCCTGGCCGATGGGCGCATGGTGTGGGATGGTGTGGTCTGGGACATCACCCAAGGCAAGCAGGCCGAGCTGGCCCTGGCCGCCTCCCAGGAGCAACTGCGTGAGTTGTCGGCGCACCTGGAAAGCGTGCGCGAGGAGGAAAAGGCCCGCATCGCCCGCGAGGTGCACGACGAGCTGGGGCAGATGCTCACGGTGCTCAAGCTGGAAGTGTCGATGTGCGAGCTGGCCTACGCCGAGCTGGATGCCGGGCTGCATGAGCGCCTGGCTAGCATGAAGCGTCTGATCGCCCAACTGTTCCAGGTGGTGCGTGACGTCGCCACTGCGTTGCGCCCGCCGATTCTCGATGCCGGAATCGCCTCGGCCATCGAGTGGCAGGCACGGCGTTTCGAGGCCCGCACGCAGATCCCCTGCCTGGTCGAGGTCCCGGAGCAACTACCGCCCTTGAGCGATGCCAAGGCCATCGGCCTGTTCCGCATCCTCCAGGAAGCGCTGACCAACGTCATGCGCCATGCCCGGGCGCACACCGTGCAGATCGCCCTGGTCGAGGAGGGTGGGCAGTTGCGCATGACGGTCATCGACGATGGCGTGGGGTTCGCCGTCGATGCGGCCCGACCGACTTCGTTCGGCCTGGTGGGGGTGCGTGAGCGCGTGCTGATGCTGGGCGGCGACATGACCCTGGAAAGCGAGCCCGGCGAAGGCACCAGCCTGAGCGTGGCGATTCCTTTGGCGTAG
- a CDS encoding aminoglycoside phosphotransferase family protein — translation MPDHDVRLQQLTAWLAGQLESLFRSNAWGEVPSGSLTAASSDASFRRYFRWEGAGHSFVIMDAPPPQENCRPFVDIDHLLATAGVNVPVIHAQDLERGFLLLGDLGRQTYLDIIDSDNADALFADAIDALLAFQRLPMDAPLPSYDVALLRREVELFPEWYVGRELGLTFSEAQQATWQRVSQVLIDSALAQPKVLVHRDYMPRNLMHSAPNPGVLDFQDAVYGPVTYDITCLFKDAFLSWPQPRVEGWLRGYWEKARAAGIPVQSEFEAFHRASDLMGVQRHLKVIGIFARICHRDGKPRYLTDVPRFFAYIDEVIARRPELAELGQLIAELKGEARS, via the coding sequence ATGCCCGATCACGATGTACGCCTGCAACAACTGACCGCCTGGCTCGCCGGGCAACTGGAGAGCCTGTTCCGTAGCAACGCCTGGGGCGAAGTGCCCTCCGGCAGCCTGACCGCCGCCAGCAGCGATGCGAGTTTCCGCCGTTATTTCCGCTGGGAGGGCGCCGGCCACAGCTTCGTGATCATGGATGCGCCGCCGCCGCAGGAGAACTGCCGCCCGTTCGTCGATATCGACCACCTGCTGGCTACGGCGGGCGTGAACGTGCCGGTCATTCATGCACAGGACCTGGAACGTGGCTTCCTGCTGCTGGGCGATCTGGGCCGCCAGACATACCTGGACATCATTGATTCGGACAACGCCGACGCACTGTTCGCCGATGCCATCGATGCGCTGCTGGCGTTCCAGCGCCTGCCGATGGACGCGCCACTGCCCAGCTACGATGTTGCCCTGCTGCGCCGCGAGGTGGAACTGTTCCCCGAGTGGTACGTGGGCCGTGAGCTCGGCCTGACCTTCAGCGAAGCGCAGCAGGCCACCTGGCAACGGGTCAGCCAGGTGCTGATCGACAGCGCCCTGGCCCAGCCAAAGGTGCTGGTGCACCGCGACTACATGCCGCGCAACCTGATGCACAGCGCCCCCAACCCGGGCGTGCTGGATTTCCAGGATGCCGTCTACGGCCCGGTGACCTACGACATCACCTGCCTGTTCAAGGATGCCTTCCTCAGCTGGCCGCAGCCGCGCGTGGAGGGCTGGCTGCGTGGCTATTGGGAAAAGGCCCGCGCCGCCGGTATCCCGGTGCAGTCCGAGTTTGAAGCATTCCACCGCGCCAGCGACCTGATGGGCGTGCAGCGCCACCTCAAGGTCATCGGTATCTTTGCCCGTATCTGCCACCGTGACGGCAAGCCGCGCTATCTCACCGACGTGCCACGCTTCTTCGCCTATATAGATGAAGTGATCGCTCGTCGCCCCGAACTGGCCGAGCTGGGGCAACTGATTGCCGAGCTCAAGGGCGAGGCGCGTTCATGA
- a CDS encoding TerB family tellurite resistance protein, whose amino-acid sequence MWWPSTVIGAGAGFAVASIPGALLGALLGQAMDRRLRLQGWEDVRERLGGRPALRDEELLFVLLGRLAKSDGRVVEGHIQQARQEMSRLDLAEPARMRAIAAFNRGKSGKGRLGHYLRRIKLQPHGPEGTLRACWRMVWADGKAGRQERDLLLGWGQQLGLSRNQVQAMSLEYEPRKSAIEGGAMTYAAALRLLGVEPDTEADKVKQAYRRLLSRHHPDKLVGSGASEAKVREATEHTRELHQAYAMIRKRRGL is encoded by the coding sequence ATGTGGTGGCCGAGCACAGTGATTGGTGCCGGTGCCGGTTTCGCCGTGGCCAGCATTCCGGGTGCGTTGCTGGGGGCGTTGCTGGGACAGGCCATGGATCGGCGTCTGCGACTGCAGGGCTGGGAGGATGTGCGCGAGCGTCTGGGCGGTCGCCCGGCGCTGCGTGACGAGGAGCTGCTGTTCGTCCTGCTCGGGCGCCTGGCCAAGAGCGATGGCCGGGTGGTCGAGGGGCATATCCAGCAGGCGCGTCAGGAAATGTCGCGTCTGGACCTGGCAGAGCCTGCGCGGATGCGGGCGATTGCCGCGTTCAACCGCGGCAAGTCGGGCAAGGGGCGGCTGGGGCACTACCTGCGCCGGATCAAGCTGCAGCCTCATGGCCCCGAGGGTACCTTGCGTGCCTGCTGGCGGATGGTCTGGGCCGATGGCAAGGCAGGTCGCCAGGAGCGTGACCTGTTGCTGGGCTGGGGGCAGCAGTTGGGCCTCAGTCGCAACCAGGTGCAGGCCATGTCGCTGGAATATGAACCGCGCAAATCGGCGATCGAAGGCGGTGCCATGACCTATGCGGCGGCATTGAGGCTGCTGGGGGTGGAGCCGGACACCGAGGCGGACAAGGTCAAGCAGGCCTATCGACGTTTGCTCAGCCGGCATCACCCGGACAAGTTGGTGGGCAGCGGTGCCAGTGAGGCCAAGGTGCGCGAGGCGACCGAGCATACCCGCGAGTTGCATCAGGCCTATGCCATGATTCGCAAGCGGCGCGGGCTTTAG
- a CDS encoding ABC transporter permease, with protein sequence MAIAVPLNEGAGKSLKQRLKHAERVNRWKAQALIAPLALFLLLVFLVPIAALLYKSVGNPEVVAGLPRTVEAVAQWDGKSLPGEEVYKALSQDLAESRKNQTLGDLSKRLNMELAGYRSLLAKTARALPFKEEPASYKDALQALDERWGDPAYWQAIRRNTSTVTSFYLLASVDHRIDDLGELAKATPDQAIYLDIFARTLWMGVVITAICLVLAYPLAYLLANLPTRQSNLLMILVLLPFWTSILVRVAAWIVLLQSGGLINSALMAIGIIDQPLELVFNRTGVYISMVHILLPFMILPLYSVMKGISPSYMRAAISLGCHPFASFWRVYFPQTYAGVGAGCLLVFILAIGYYITPALLGSPNDQMVSYFVAFYTNTSINWGMATALGGLLLLATVLLYLIYSWLVGASRLRLS encoded by the coding sequence ATGGCCATTGCAGTGCCCCTCAACGAAGGCGCGGGTAAAAGCCTCAAGCAGCGCCTCAAGCATGCCGAGCGGGTCAACCGCTGGAAGGCCCAGGCGTTGATCGCGCCGCTGGCGCTGTTCCTCCTGCTGGTGTTCCTGGTGCCGATCGCGGCGCTGCTGTACAAGAGCGTCGGCAACCCCGAAGTGGTCGCCGGCCTGCCGCGCACCGTCGAGGCGGTGGCGCAATGGGACGGCAAGAGCCTGCCCGGCGAGGAGGTCTACAAGGCCCTGAGCCAGGACCTGGCCGAGTCGCGCAAGAACCAGACCTTGGGTGACCTCTCCAAGCGCCTGAACATGGAGCTGGCCGGCTACCGCAGCCTGCTGGCCAAGACCGCGCGGGCGCTGCCGTTCAAGGAAGAGCCCGCGTCCTATAAAGATGCCCTGCAAGCGCTGGACGAGCGTTGGGGCGACCCGGCCTACTGGCAGGCGATCCGCCGCAACACCAGCACGGTCACCTCCTTCTACCTGCTGGCCTCGGTCGATCATCGCATCGACGACCTTGGCGAACTGGCCAAGGCCACGCCTGACCAGGCCATCTACCTGGATATCTTTGCCCGCACCCTGTGGATGGGCGTGGTGATCACCGCCATTTGCCTGGTGCTGGCCTATCCCTTGGCGTACTTGCTGGCCAACCTGCCGACCCGGCAAAGCAACCTGCTGATGATCCTGGTGTTGCTGCCGTTCTGGACCTCGATCCTGGTGCGGGTGGCAGCGTGGATCGTATTGCTGCAGTCGGGTGGGCTGATCAACAGCGCGCTGATGGCCATCGGCATCATCGACCAACCGCTGGAACTGGTGTTCAACCGGACCGGCGTGTACATCTCGATGGTGCACATCCTGCTGCCGTTCATGATTCTGCCGTTGTACAGCGTGATGAAGGGCATCTCGCCCAGCTACATGCGGGCGGCGATTTCCCTGGGTTGCCATCCCTTCGCCAGTTTCTGGCGGGTGTACTTCCCGCAGACCTATGCCGGTGTCGGTGCCGGTTGCCTGCTGGTGTTCATCCTGGCCATCGGCTACTACATCACCCCGGCGCTGCTGGGCAGCCCGAACGACCAGATGGTCAGCTACTTCGTCGCCTTCTACACCAACACCAGCATCAACTGGGGCATGGCCACCGCCTTGGGCGGGCTGTTGCTGCTGGCGACCGTGCTGCTGTACCTGATCTATAGCTGGCTGGTCGGCGCCAGCCGTCTGCGCCTTAGCTGA
- a CDS encoding ABC transporter ATP-binding protein: MSEANSNETLVSFRGVQKSYDGESLIVKDLNLDIRKGEFLTLLGPSGSGKTTSLMMLAGFETPTAGEIQLAGRSINNVPPHKRDIGMVFQNYALFPHMTVAENLAFPLSVRNLSKTDISERVKRVLGMVQLDAFAKRYPGQLSGGQQQRVALARALVFEPQLVLMDEPLGALDKQLREHMQMEIKHIHQRLGVTVVYVTHDQGEALTMSDRVAVFHQGEIQQIADPRTLYEEPRNTFVANFIGENNRLSGTLLASDGNRCQVQLARGERVEALAVNVGQAGEPVTLSIRPERVRLNGHSESCVNRFSGRVAEFIYLGDHVRVRLEVCGKADFFVKQPIAELDPALAVGDVVPLGWAVEHARALDPIAEAH, translated from the coding sequence ATGAGCGAGGCGAATTCGAACGAGACGCTGGTCAGCTTCCGAGGTGTGCAGAAGAGCTACGACGGCGAATCGCTGATCGTCAAGGACCTCAACCTGGACATCCGCAAGGGCGAGTTCCTGACCCTGCTCGGCCCGTCCGGCTCGGGCAAGACCACCAGCCTGATGATGCTGGCCGGCTTCGAGACCCCCACCGCCGGAGAGATCCAACTGGCCGGGCGCTCGATCAACAACGTGCCGCCGCACAAGCGCGACATCGGCATGGTGTTCCAGAACTACGCGCTGTTCCCGCACATGACCGTGGCCGAGAACCTGGCCTTTCCGCTGAGCGTGCGCAACCTGAGCAAGACCGACATCAGCGAGCGGGTCAAGCGCGTGCTCGGCATGGTCCAGCTCGACGCCTTCGCCAAGCGCTACCCGGGCCAGCTCTCCGGCGGCCAGCAGCAGCGCGTGGCCCTGGCCCGCGCCCTGGTGTTCGAGCCGCAGCTGGTGCTGATGGACGAACCGCTCGGCGCCCTGGACAAGCAACTGCGCGAACACATGCAGATGGAGATCAAGCATATCCACCAGCGCCTGGGCGTGACCGTGGTCTACGTGACCCACGACCAGGGCGAGGCGCTGACCATGTCCGACCGGGTGGCAGTGTTCCACCAGGGCGAGATCCAGCAGATCGCCGACCCGCGCACTCTCTACGAAGAACCGCGCAACACCTTCGTCGCCAACTTCATCGGCGAGAACAACCGCCTCAGCGGCACGTTGCTGGCCAGTGACGGCAATCGTTGCCAGGTGCAGCTGGCCCGGGGCGAGCGGGTCGAGGCGCTGGCGGTGAACGTCGGCCAGGCCGGCGAGCCGGTGACCTTGTCGATCCGCCCGGAGCGCGTGCGCCTGAACGGCCACAGTGAAAGCTGCGTGAACCGCTTCTCCGGCCGGGTGGCTGAGTTCATCTACCTCGGCGACCACGTGCGGGTGCGCCTGGAGGTTTGCGGCAAGGCCGATTTCTTCGTCAAGCAGCCGATCGCCGAGCTCGATCCGGCCCTGGCCGTGGGCGATGTGGTACCGCTGGGCTGGGCGGTGGAGCACGCCCGCGCGCTCGACCCGATTGCCGAAGCCCATTGA